The region TCTCTATCCCTCGCGTGCGCACAATACTCGTAATGGAAACGATACTTTTAATCACCCACCCTTGATTTCCAAAATGATTGCCGATAGTGGTTATGACTGTGGCATGATTGGTAAGTTTCACCTCTTGAGTTCCGGCAGAAGAACTGAGCCCAGGCTTGATGATGGTTTTTCTTTCTGGAAGTTTTCTCATGCTCCCCGTGACGATTGGGAGAGCGGTCACGATTATGCTGATTGGGTAAAAGAGCAGGGCGGTGACCTGGATGAAATGAGGCATTCACCTGAGCGTGTGCGCCCGCATTTACATCAAACCAAATGGTCCACGGATATGGCTATTGACTTTATTGACGGCAAACGCGATGAGGATCAGCCCTGGATGCTCAATATCAATATTTACGACCCCCATCCCCCCTTTATTCCACCCCGGGAGTACGCGCAGCAATTTAGTGCCGAAGATATGCCCGGTCCTTATTTCCGTGAGAGCGATTTAGCTCAGCAGGAAAAACTCTCTGTTTGTGATTTCCAAGGAGAAATTAAGACCCCGGAAGGTCACGACGCCTACCAGGCTCAAGCGAATTATTACGCAATGATCTCGCAAATTGATGATCAATTGGCTCGACTTTTAAAGCATTTAGACGATATCGGTGAGAGAGAAAATACCCTCATCGTCTTCACTTCTGATCACGGCGAGACTTTAGGTGATCACGGTTTGATGTGGAAGGGCTGTCGCTTTTACGAAGGTTTAGTGAAAGTTCCACTCATCATCACTTATCCTAAAGAATTTAAGTCAGGCCTAGTGGCAGATGGACTTGTGGAACTCTTTGATATGTCTGCAACTCTTTTAGAAGTGGCCGGTGTAGACTTGCCCAACTACTTCCAAGGTCAGTCACTGATGCCAACTTTAAAAGGCGATTGTGATGGTCAGCATATTCGCGATGCAGTTCGCTGTGAATACTTTGACGGACTGGATATGAACTTTACCGGTGGTGATGGTTCTTTCGCGACTATGTACCGCGAAGGCGATTATAAGATCTCCATCTATCACGACAAAAACCTCGGCGAGCTCTACGATTTAAAAAACGACCCATGGGAATTTGAAAACCAATGGGATAATCCTGCATATGCAGAAATCAAAAATAGCATGATACTCAAAAGTTTTCACAATCATGTGATTCACACTACCGATGTGGGCTCCGAACGCATAGCGCCGATGTAGGTCGTATCGCCTTCGGCTCAAGGTATCGCCTTCGGTTCAAGGTATCGCCTTCGGCTCAAGGTATCGCCTTCGGCTCAAGGTATCGCCTTCGGCTCAAGGTATCGCCTTCGGCTCAAGGTATCGCCTTCGGCTCAAGGTATCGCCTTCGGCTCAAGGTATCGCCTTCGGCTCAAGGTATCGCCTTCGGCTCAAGGTATCGCCTTCGGCTCAAGGTATCGCCTTCGGCTCAAGGTATCGCCTTCGGCTCAAGGTATCGCTTTCGGCTCAAGGTAATTCATCATTGTTTACTTTAAGCTCCACGCCACTTTGAACGTAGTGAACCTTGAGGACGAAGTCCGACACCTTAAGCACCGCGCCACTTTGAGCATAGCGATACTGAATCTTAAAGAATTTCTTATAAAAAAACCATGATTTTGTCACATTTAATTGACTCACAATAATTGTAGGGCAAATCATAAAATAATTAGGACTTAGCAATGAAGACAAATATCAACCGCCGCCATTTTTTACGTGGTGCTGGTGCAATGATTACTTTGCCGGCACTAGAATCCCTAGGCTATGACAGCCGTTTATCCAGTCGCGTTCAAAAGCCGGCCACGCCCCCAAATCGTCTACTTTTTATGAGTATCGGCTTTGGTGTAACTGACAAGACATGGTTTCCCAATATTAATGATACTGGCTCCGATTATAAATTATCTAAGGGGCTTAAACCGCTTGAACGTCACAAAAATGACATGGCAATTATACAGGGTTGTCAACATCAATATTCTAATGAAGCGCATTGGGGCAGTACTTTCTGGCTCACAGGTGCTAATCGTTATGCAGTTCCGGGTCAAAAGTTTCATAACACGATTTCTGCAGATCAGGTTGCAGCTAGACAATTTGGCAAGAATACACGCTTCTCCTCCATTCAGATTGATAGTAAACGTGCCAATAACGAGGGTCATGGGCCGGGTCTTTCCTTAGCATGGAATGATCAAGGTAAACCGGTAGCTGGTCTCGATAGTGCAGATAAACTTTTCCATGCGCTCTTTTCAGAAGACACTTTACCTTTGCCCGAGCGTCAGAAAGCGATTGCCAAGAAACGCAGCGTCCTTGATGCCGTACTGACTGATGCTAAAGGCATACAACGTGGGCTCAGTAAGGGTGATACAGATAAATTGAATGAGTACTACCAGAGTATTCGCGATATTGAAGTTCGTCTCGCCAAAGATGAGAAGTGGCTCGATGTCCCAAAAACAGCCGCACCGCTTTCGGAACCTAGAGCTGGCTTGGAAGGTATAGATGAAATAAAAGTCATGTACGACCTCATGGTGGCGGCTATTCAAACCGATAATACACGTGTTCTAACTTATCGTCTTCCCGGGCAAGCTTTACTCAATAGCCTTGGTTATGAAGTAAGTTCCCACAATGTGAGCCACTATTCTCCGGGTGATCGTGAGGAAGCCTCTAAACAGCGCGACTTAGCTCATTCTAAACTTCTCGCGGGACTCATGGATAAACTCAAAGCAGTGAAAGAACCCGATGGATCAAGCCTTTTTGATCACACTCTATTGGCTTTTGGTTCTAATATCCGTTCAATTCACCATTTGGATAACTGCCCGACATTAATTGCCGGTGGTAATAAAAATCTCAAGCTCGGTCAGCATATTGCGGCTAAAAAAGATACTCCACTTAATAATGTATGGCTCAGTATGCTTCAGGCCTCCGGTGTGAAGGTCAATAGCCACGGCGATAGCACTGGAACGATTAAGGAGCTCATGGCATGAAAAAATTAACTAGTACATTGTCGTGCTTATTTATTGGTTTAAGTATGCAAGCGGCTCCACCTCAAGCTATTTTAGCCGAGAAAAACTTCGATTTCCTCGCCAATTACTGTCTCAATTGTCACGATGAGGAAAAGCAGGAAGGTAAAATTAACCTTGAGGATCTGGATTTTCATATCAAGACCATTGAGCAGGCTGAGACCTGGCAAAAAGTCCTCAATGTTATGAATTCGGGTGAAATGCCTCCGGAAGATAAAAAACAGCCAAAGAATGATGAAAAGGCTGAGTTCCTGGATGAACTGGCACTCACTATGGTAAAAGCGCGTGAAGTTCTTTCCGATTCAGGTGGAAAAATCACCATGCGTCGCCTCAATCGTCGTGAATATCAGAACACTATGCAGGAGATCTTGGGAGTAACGGTGGATGTTGAAGCCCTGCCGGAAGATGGTGGCGGAGGTGCTTACGATACTTCGGGCTCCACTCAGTTCCTATCAAGTGATCAGTTTGAGCAGTACCTAAAAATGGGAAAAACCGCCGTTTTAGAGGCCTTTAAACTTCGTGAGAATAAGGCCTTTAGCAGCCCCATGGTCTTTCGTGTCGAGCCCGAGGAAACGGTAAATCCCTTTCTTTACAATGAGTTAGAGGAGATGGATGATATTTACCTCAACTACAAAGCCTGGATAGCAGAAGTCGATCAAGTTGCCGCTTTACCTGAAAACAAAAAAATAATGGATGAACTAAAAAAAGAAGACCCTAAGCTCGTCCCCGGTAACATAGAATTTTATCGACAAGCAAACAAACTTAAAGGAATGCCGAACCCCAACAAGTATGGCTTCCGCGATCATAGGCGAGCCACTTTTGGCAACCTCGTTAAAAATAGATCCTATGCTTACTTTAAACACTACCTAGATTTACCTCATAATGATCGAGGAACTTACTTGAAAAACGTATGGGGAACCAATCGGATTTTGATTAAGCCACCGGAAGGGACTCTTAGACCAGGTAAGTATAAAGTGCGTATCAAAGCTGGCGTTGTTGAAGGATCGGAAGACTTCCGCCATTTTATTCAGCTCGGCCACCCACAGAGAACAAACCATGTGCGTTCAGGCCTTGCTGACGTTATGAGTACTCACCACGTTTCAGGAAGTATAGAGAACCCCAATCTCATCGAAACAGAAATTAATATTTCAAGTAGTACACCCCATGAGTTTGCCATTCAGGAACGCCAGCCAAGTAAGAACACGGCTCTAAGAAAAATTTATGAGGCAACTAAGAAAAAGAATGGTTATGGCCTTCCTCCTTCAATTTGGGTTGACTGGATTGAAATAGAAGGACCCATTGCTCAAAAAGAAACTACTTTGGATAAGACTTTAAAATCGCATCCTGTTATTTCCTCTACAAATAGTCATACGGCTATGACTGAATTTAAGCAGGTTCGCAAGTTTTTGACAGCATTTGCGAAATCCGCAATGCGCGGTCGTGAACCCTCGGAAAAATACATTGATCAGCTCATGGAAATTTATGATGGAGAAAGAAGAAACAAGGAACAGTTACGCGTAAATTGGAGAAAGTTAGTTCCTTCACTAGCTGAGCCTATAAGTATTATTTTGGCTTCACCGGGTTTTATCTACCTCAACGAACCGGGTCAGGATGAGTCACGTCGTGCTTTGAATGATCGTGAATTAGCCGTGCGTTTATCCTACTTCCTTTGGAGCAGTCCACCGGATGAAGAATTACTCAAACTCGTAGAAGAGAAAAAATTGCGTGATCCGCAAATTTTGAAACAGCAGGTAGATCGCCTCATTACTGACCCTCGTGCAGATAAATTTGTCGCCGGTTTAGTTCACCAATGGCTCGATATGAAGCGCCTCGACTTCTTCCAGTTCAATGTGGCCTTGCACAGAGATTTTGATGATAGTACCCGTGAGGCAGCTCGTCAAGAAGTTTATCAATCCTTTTCCCACCTCATGCGTGGCAATGAGGGTGGTGAACTCGGCAAGCTCATCAAAAGTGACTATGTAATGGTCAATGGACTGCTCGGTACTTATTATGGACTCGATGGCGTGGAAGGCGATGAATTCCGCAAAGTTAAATTACCAGCTGACTCACCTCGTGGTGGTCTACTAGGTACGGCAGCGATCAGTGCCATGGGTAGTGATGGTCTGGAATCCAGCCCCGTGGAACGCGGTGCCTGGGTACTCCGCCACTTGCTTCATCAGCCACCACCTCCTGCACCAGCCAATGTCCCGCAACTTTCTGAAGTTAAGGGAGATAAGCTCACCACACGCCAAAAACTTTTAGCCCATCAGGCGGAACCTCAATGTGCCAGCTGTCACCGCAAGATCGACCCCATCGGCTTTGGTATGGAGAACTTCAGTGCTTCGGGTAAATGGCGTACAGAAGAGCATTTCCATGCTAAAGGAAAAAAAGCGATGACCTGGAAGATCGATCCTTCCGGTAAATTCCACAAGGGACCAAAATTTGCCAGCTTCTTGGAAATGCGTGACCGCATTTACGACGAGCAAGACGATTTTGCCCGCGGTTTTACCGAGGCCTTAATCTCTTATGGCTTAGGGCGTTCTTATGCCTTTACCGATCAGGAACTCGCCTCGCAAATTGTGGCTTCCGCAAAAAAGAATAACTACGCCGTGAGTGACTTTATCCACAGCCTAGTTCAAACTGAACAATTTAAATCCAAGTGAGGTTAAGAACCAAGACCGCTCGTGCCGAGCTGTAAGAACCAAGACCGCTTGTGCCGAGCTGTAAGAGACATGTGAATTACTTGTATAGAAAGTATAAAGGGAAAAGAGATGTTTAAGTTATTTATAGTTATGAGCTTACTTTGTGTAAGCTCACTTCATGCAGAAAATTTATTTGCTAAATTTGATGTCAAAAAGGATTGGAAAATTAAAAGAACAGATGAGTACTCAAAAATCAAACCCACCTACAAAAAGGGGGCGATTGGCTTTGTTACCAAACATACTTCAGAGAGTTACTATTTTAGGATTTCTACAGAAAAAGAGTTGAAAACAGGGCAGACTTATGACTTGTCCTTTAACGCACAGGCCAAAGGAGAAGGTGATATTTATGTTTCTTATGCAGCTCGTCCCCCTAAAGGTAAAATTCAAGTTTTAGGTTTAAGAACCATCTTTAGTGCAGCTCCGCAATGGAAGACCTATAAGTGCACTTTTACAGTTCCTGAGAAAAAAGAGTCAAATGCCGTAGCGAGTTTCATTGTTTCTATTGGGGAATTTAAGGGACAGTTCAACTTAAAAGACCTCAAATTAGTCAAGTCTGATCACACAGGGAAGATCTCTAAAAAGGGCTTAATCGAAGAACTTAAGTAACCGGGACCGCCAAGCACCAGCTTGGCACTAGCTGCGGAACTAAAATCATATCCGCCCGTGTGGCAACACCTGGGAGCTCCGCATTCCAATGTGGTATTAACTACTATATAAAATATTCATCCACGAATAAAGCAATTTTGCGGAGTCCGCAATAGGGTGCCGATTGTCAATCGGCGCTCCCAGCTAAAAAGACTTCAAGAAATTCTCAATTCTCAATTCTCAATTGAATGTGGCTCTACCGGGCTACCGCCTAAAAATTTAATTATCCTGTACGTAGTTCACGCTTTAGCGTGCGTGATTTAGCACCAAAAAAGCTTAATTTAAGACATTGTTTAGTCACTCGAAATTTTAAAAAATATGCACTGATTTGTCATTTCTTTAGCCTTCCACAACAATCAAATATAAAGATTTTGAAAAAGGCAAGTAAAGGAAAACATAATGAAATTTAAACTAATTCTTCTCCTCGTCGTTTTTAGTTTGAGCCCTATTCAAGCTGAAAACCTTTTTCAGGACCTCGATCCCCAAAGGGATATGAAGGTTTCAATTTTGAAAGGTTTTAAGTATGTAAAAACTTTTAATGATGAGGGACAAATTTCTTTCACAATTAAGCAAGCCTCAGAAGCCAATAATTTAAGAATGACAATTGCTAAAGAATTACAGGTGGGGCAAACTTATCATTTATCTTTCACGGCAATTGCTAAAGGTCAAGGGCAAGTATCTGTAGGTTATGGAACTGAATCAATACAAAGTAAAAAACTTAAGCCGCAACAATTGGGCTTGAAGAGGAGCTTTACTACAAAAAAAGAGCCGCAGTCTTACAAATGTACTTTTAAAGTTTCGAAGAAAATTGATGCACAGGCAAAAGCTGTTTTCGATTTTTCTCTAGGGGCCTTCCAAGGAGATTTAATTTTCAAAGATTTTAAACTTGTGCAAGTCCCAAATCCGAGGAAAATTCATGGAAAGGGAGTCATTGAACAAGTAAAGGCTCCAACATCCGTCCCGGTTCAAGCTAAAAAACCGACCCTCACAAAAGCTGAAAAAGTTAAGGCGGAAAGAGCAGCGAAGTTTGCAAAATTGAAAGCAGAGAAAGCAGCGAAAGCTGCAAAAAGAGCGGAAGCAGCGAAAGCAGCAGAAGCTGCAAAAAGAGCGGAAGCGGCTAAAAGTAATGAAGCGGAACAAGCAGCCCCTGAAAAAGATGAAGCTATAAGCCCTAAAAAAGTATTTATCAATATTTAGTTCGCTTCGCTCAAGGTGGCGCCCAAGGGCTTAAGGTACCGCTTCGCTCAAGGTTGCGCCTAGCGGCTTAAGGTATCGCTTCGCTCAAGGTAGCGGCAACAAGTTGCCTTAGGTAGCGCACTTCGTGCTTAGGTTTAAGGTATTAGGTAAAAGGTGTTTAATTAGCAGCTCGGGAGCGCCGATTGTCAATCGGCATAAGTGGAAGAAAAAAAGTAAATTACTCATCCACAGATTAACACGGATTAACACAGATTTTTATTAAACATAGTAGTTGTCATATAGTAACTCTGACTCAAAACTTTCTGTGTTGTTTCGTGATTTTCCGTGGTTAAATAAAATCATTTAATATTATAAAAAAATGAACCACCAAAGAGCACAGAAGAGTACTAAAATGAATTGTGTCAGTTAAAAAACATCTGTGTTAATCTGTGTGATCCGTGGTTAAATTATAACTCTATAAAAAACATCTTTGCGGAGCCCGCAACAGGGTGCCGATTAACAATCGGCGCTCCCAGCTCCCTTAGCTTCAAGAAATTCTCCATTATCAATTGTCCATTCACAATTGAATTGACTCAAGTTTCCTGTGTAGTTTCGTTAAACCCTGAGTGAAGCGATACCTAAGAACGCAGTTCGCCACCTAAGCGAAGCGCTACCTAAGGCAACTTGTTGCCGCTACATTGAACGTAGTGACAGATCTCTGTGTTAATCTGTGTGATCCGTGGTTAAATTATAGTTCTATAAAAAAGCACTTCAAGAAATTATCAATTGATTTTATCATCCTACATTTTCAAAAATGCACGATTTTTATTGTGACGCTGTCATTTGCTTAGCCTTTCACGACAATCATGAATTACAACAATTCAGAAAGGATAAAACATGAAGAAAATATTGATAAGCCTGGCTTTGATGATGAGCAGCCTCTGTGCTGAGCAATTTAAATCAGAACTCTTTACAGAGGGCAAACTCTTGTACAGCGATGATTTTGAGCAAGCTCTGGACTCTAAGTGGTGGCAAACTAGAACGAAGAATTGGCAGGTTAAAAATGGCATTTTAACGGGGGCACCCGATTTTAAAACAAAAGAAGAGGCCATGAAAGCCCTAAAGAGAGACCACCACCTAGGTCTGGGACCGGTTATCCGCCTCGAAAACTTACCGGAAAAATTTGTCTGTACACTGCGTTTTCAGTACACGGGCAAAGAAGTTCTTGAGACGCGTCCAAAAATCGATATTGGTCATCACATAAACAAAGTCTTTTTTAAACCGGGTGGTTACCAACTTCACCTTTCTGAAGGGGAGATTTTTGATAACAAAAAATCCGCTTTCAAACTCAATGAATGGAATGTGATGACAATTGAATTCACACCCGGAAAACTCATTATCAATCTCAATGGCCAAGGCCAAGTTTACGAAAATAAACAAGTCAGCCTAAAAGAGCGAAGTGAATTTACCTTCAAAGCTCTAGATGGTGGTAAATTGATGGTGGATTACATACGCCTTTGGGAAGGAAAATAATCATGAATAATAAAAGGACTCTAATGAACAAGCTAAAGCGTTTCTTTTTGCTAAGCACAGTTCTATCAAGTTTTTCACTTCAGGTATCAGCCAAAGAACTCTCTCCTGAACAGTTGGAAGAAGAGAAAAGATCATACACTTTTTTAAATGACGCAGGTGACTCGCTATGGAATACTCCTGGCAATTGGAGAACGGGTAAATTTAAATCCACCAAATCTACCCTTGTTCCCGGTAAAGCGGAAGACCTCCTCATTATTAGTGCAAGTGCAGAACTTATAAAATTAGATATCCAATGCGAAAAATTAACTACGGGCTTTCATCGTGATTCCAGTGTTCATGTGGATGGCTACAGCTCTTTAAAGTCAGAACGTATGTTAATCGGCTTTGTTCCGAATAAGACCCACAGTTTCACCAATGCAGGTAAAATCACCACGGATCACCTTGGTTTAAAAAATGGTAGTTTTTCCAATACCGGCAGTGTTGCAACAAGTTCTTTAAGTATCGGACGGAAGGATTCAAAAAGCATCGATTTTACTAATTCCGGCAAAATTGAAATTGAGAAAGATTTGATGATTCACTCAAAAAGTGATCAGAAAATTAACATGACTTCGGGGATTATAACGGCAGCCACACTGAGAGCTACAGGTGATGGCCAACTCAATTTACATGGCGGAAAAATCAGTTTTGATAGCTTGAAAATTAGCGATGATTTTAAAATCGATATTCAAGGGAAGGCAAAGCTTATTATCTCAGGTGATGTTAAAGCAAAACTTACGAAAAGAATTAATAATGGAACCCTTACAGGCAAAGGCTTAGTCATTTTTGTCAATAAAAAGCAGCAGACCATCGTCACTTTACATGAAGCTACAGCAATTTAGTTCGCTGCGTTAAAGGTGGCTTAAGGTAGCGCTTCGCTCAAGGTGGCGCCTAGCGGCTCAAGGTGGCGCCTAGCGGCTTAAGGTATCGCTTCACTCAAGGTAGCGGCAACAAGTTGCCTTGGGTAGCGCTTCGCTTAGGTTTTAGGAATCAGGTGGCAAGTAAAAGGTGTTTTATGAGCAGCCTGGGAGCGCCGATTTGTAATCGGCATTCTAACTGCGGAACTAAAATTATGTCCGTCCGCATGGCAACACAGCGACCCATTCCAATGCGGTATTAACTACAGATATAAAAATATTCATCCACAGATTAACACGGATTAACACGGATTTTTATTAAATGTCATATAGTAACTCTGACTCAAAACTTTCTGTGTTTTTTCGTGATATTCCGTGGTAAAAAAATCATTTAATTTTAGAAAAAAAAACGAACCACCAAAGAGTATAAAAATTGACCTTAAAATGTAAAAAAAAACATCTGTGTTGATCTGTGTGATCCGTGGTTCAAATAAAGTTCTATAAAAAACATCTCTGCGGAATCCGCAATAGGGTGCCGATTACAAATCGGCGCTCCCGGGATTTCCCAAAATGGAAAAAGTATTTTTAAAAAAACTTAAGTTCTTGTCATTTGTTGTAATCTCGAGACAATTGTAGTTAAATATGATTATAATGAGGAACACTGGCGTATGAAAAAATTCACTCTAATCGAAGTTTTAGTGGTGGTGGCCATTATAGGGATTTTAGCTTCTTTACTTTTGCCTTCTTTGAAAAGCTCTAGAGATAAGGCGCGTTCTGCCGTTTGCAAAAGCAACCTTAAGCAAATAGGCAATGCCCAGTATTTTTACGCCGATGACAATGAAGGTAATCTCATGCTAAAGGCAGGTGGAAATTGGTGGACTGATGTGATGTATAATGAAGGCTACTTACCCATAAACGAAGCTGTCATGACTTGTCCAAGCCTGCCTTACCCTGGCGATTGGCTAAATGATTGGAATCACAACAAAATTCAAATGACATATGGTGGTTCTATGGATCGTAAATGGGATCCGCGTGAAGGAGTGACTTTCCATGGTGTAGGTACCGGTTCAGTTTCAAGTATTGATATTGCTCAATCCGAAGTGAATTCAGCCAGTGACTTTTTTCTTTTTGCAGATTCTGTAAAAGAGGACGATAATGGCTCCAGCCCAACAAATGGCCAATTAGTGCAGAACTTGGGTTTTTTCTGGGATGATCGAGATGGTGTCAACTGTAAAGGCATTCATATTCGTCACAATTCAAAGGGAAACATGTGGTTTGTCGATGGCCATGTGGAAGCTGCCGGAGTAGGGCGTTTAAAAGAACTTGATCATGACAAGGTAACTCTAGAAGATGGTGTCACTATCGTCCCGCTTAATTAGGTGTCGCTTCGCTCAAGGTGGCGCCCAAGGGCTTAAGGAATCGCTTCGCTCAAGGTGGCGCCCAAGGGCTTAAGGAATCGCTTCGCTCAAGGTGGCGGCAACAAGTTGCCGTGGGTAGCGCACTTCGTGTTTAGGTAGCGTTACGCTTTAGGTGTTAGGAATCGGGTGGATAGTTTTTGTCCGCTCGTATGGCAATACCTCGCGCATGTGAGTCTGACATAGAGTGTCGGACCCAAGCTTGGGCCCTCAATTATTATGAATCAACTATCATACACCTCATGGTGTACGCTATTTTATATCGGGCTTCAAGCCCTAGGGCCGTAGGTCCGGCCGACAATAGCATGCAGCGCGGGCTGCATGAACTAAATGGCAAAGGAAAATATAGGGCCTTAGGTCCGACCGAGCCGAAACTGAATAAAGTCTGATCGTGTTGTTTATGGCCTTTTGAATTAGCTTATAAAAAAATAGTGATTTGCATAAGATATGAATTTTGCCGTACAATAGTAAGAAAAGAAAACAATTTTTATGGGTTAATTATGGCTTTATCAAATAGTGAAGTAGCAAAGATAGTTGAAGCAATCTTAGCGGGTGATAAGAATCAGTTCCGCATTATTATTCATGAATATGAGCTCATGCTCAGGTCTTATTTGGCGACCAAGCTCTACAAGCAGGATGAAGTGGATGATCTCGCGCAGGAGACTTTTATAACGGCTTTCAAAAAGCTCGAGGCCTTTGATACTGAAATGAACATGCATTCTTGGCTCTTTGGTATTGCCCATAACCACCTTCGCAATCACTTCAAAACGACAAAGCGCCGCAATAATGCCATGGATAATTTACGTGAGCATATTTTTGTCAATATCGAAGATAAGCTTCAGGAGGCCTCTCAAAGCCTTGACAGTGAACAAGTGGGGCGTTTGCTTCACTGCATCAACAAGTTACCTGATAAGCTCAGTAAAATTGTGCAAACGGGTTTAAGGGGCCTTAGGCTCGACTCACTGGAAACAGAACTCGAGATGAATCGCAATGCCATATATCAAGCTCGATTTAGAGCCAATGATATGCTGAAGAAATGTATTCAAAGTTCCACTTTAGAAGAAGGATCTTTATAATGAATAAAGACTTGAAAGATTTATTAAAGGTTTGCTATCACGATAGCGAAGAACTTAGCGAAGATCGCATTAATGAATTAAAGGCACGCCTGCAAGATGATCCGCAACTAGCTCAGGATTTGGCCGACGACTTGTATTTCAACGGTTTAGTACAAGAAGTACAGGCAAGTACACCCCGTTGGTTGAAGATTGATAAAATTCTCGAGAGTGCAGAAGAGGGCAATAGACTCGAAAGTTCTGTTATGGATAATATCTCAAAATATGATCGGAAAAACTCCCTACGACGTAGGTTTCAGTTGATTTCGACCATGGCAGCGGGCTTGTGCATAGGTTTTATGGGAACTTCTGCTGCCTATGGCAAAAATATATTTGTGAGCTTAGCCCAACAGACGGTATCTTTTTTTGAAAGTTTTGAAGATCTCCCTGACTATTATAATCAGGGCGTGCCGACAGAGGCCAATCAATGGGGTGGTGATACTGCAGCCGTGGTTAACGCGGAAAATGGCGTTAGCCCTTTGCATGGCAACTCAATGTTAAAGATGATCAGCTCAACTTTTGAGGGTGAAGTTACAGAAGGAAATGCCTCCAATAGCAATGTCTTTTATTTACTCGATTTAAATAAATATCATTTGGATCCGAATAAAACTTACATTTGCAAAGCGAGTGCCAATTTTATGAATGCTTCAGATCAAGTAACTCAATATGGCATTCAAATTTTATCGCTACCCGTAGATGCTGAAATGCCCAAAACGCAGATATCGGCACAATGGTTGATGAATCAATCTTTGACTTTTGCGCAAAAGCGTTTGCCCTTCACAAAAAAAGGCGCTTGGGAAAAAATAGAAACCGAGACTGTTTTGCCTGCGGAAAGCCGCTACCTCATCCTCTCCGTTTATATACGAGACGC is a window of Lentisphaera araneosa HTCC2155 DNA encoding:
- a CDS encoding sulfatase family protein, giving the protein MPNKRPNILWYCTDQQRFDTIAALGNEYVRTPTIDQLVKQGVSFVNTYCQSPICTPSRSSFMTGLYPSRAHNTRNGNDTFNHPPLISKMIADSGYDCGMIGKFHLLSSGRRTEPRLDDGFSFWKFSHAPRDDWESGHDYADWVKEQGGDLDEMRHSPERVRPHLHQTKWSTDMAIDFIDGKRDEDQPWMLNINIYDPHPPFIPPREYAQQFSAEDMPGPYFRESDLAQQEKLSVCDFQGEIKTPEGHDAYQAQANYYAMISQIDDQLARLLKHLDDIGERENTLIVFTSDHGETLGDHGLMWKGCRFYEGLVKVPLIITYPKEFKSGLVADGLVELFDMSATLLEVAGVDLPNYFQGQSLMPTLKGDCDGQHIRDAVRCEYFDGLDMNFTGGDGSFATMYREGDYKISIYHDKNLGELYDLKNDPWEFENQWDNPAYAEIKNSMILKSFHNHVIHTTDVGSERIAPM
- a CDS encoding DUF1552 domain-containing protein; the encoded protein is MKTNINRRHFLRGAGAMITLPALESLGYDSRLSSRVQKPATPPNRLLFMSIGFGVTDKTWFPNINDTGSDYKLSKGLKPLERHKNDMAIIQGCQHQYSNEAHWGSTFWLTGANRYAVPGQKFHNTISADQVAARQFGKNTRFSSIQIDSKRANNEGHGPGLSLAWNDQGKPVAGLDSADKLFHALFSEDTLPLPERQKAIAKKRSVLDAVLTDAKGIQRGLSKGDTDKLNEYYQSIRDIEVRLAKDEKWLDVPKTAAPLSEPRAGLEGIDEIKVMYDLMVAAIQTDNTRVLTYRLPGQALLNSLGYEVSSHNVSHYSPGDREEASKQRDLAHSKLLAGLMDKLKAVKEPDGSSLFDHTLLAFGSNIRSIHHLDNCPTLIAGGNKNLKLGQHIAAKKDTPLNNVWLSMLQASGVKVNSHGDSTGTIKELMA
- a CDS encoding DUF1592 domain-containing protein → MKKLTSTLSCLFIGLSMQAAPPQAILAEKNFDFLANYCLNCHDEEKQEGKINLEDLDFHIKTIEQAETWQKVLNVMNSGEMPPEDKKQPKNDEKAEFLDELALTMVKAREVLSDSGGKITMRRLNRREYQNTMQEILGVTVDVEALPEDGGGGAYDTSGSTQFLSSDQFEQYLKMGKTAVLEAFKLRENKAFSSPMVFRVEPEETVNPFLYNELEEMDDIYLNYKAWIAEVDQVAALPENKKIMDELKKEDPKLVPGNIEFYRQANKLKGMPNPNKYGFRDHRRATFGNLVKNRSYAYFKHYLDLPHNDRGTYLKNVWGTNRILIKPPEGTLRPGKYKVRIKAGVVEGSEDFRHFIQLGHPQRTNHVRSGLADVMSTHHVSGSIENPNLIETEINISSSTPHEFAIQERQPSKNTALRKIYEATKKKNGYGLPPSIWVDWIEIEGPIAQKETTLDKTLKSHPVISSTNSHTAMTEFKQVRKFLTAFAKSAMRGREPSEKYIDQLMEIYDGERRNKEQLRVNWRKLVPSLAEPISIILASPGFIYLNEPGQDESRRALNDRELAVRLSYFLWSSPPDEELLKLVEEKKLRDPQILKQQVDRLITDPRADKFVAGLVHQWLDMKRLDFFQFNVALHRDFDDSTREAARQEVYQSFSHLMRGNEGGELGKLIKSDYVMVNGLLGTYYGLDGVEGDEFRKVKLPADSPRGGLLGTAAISAMGSDGLESSPVERGAWVLRHLLHQPPPPAPANVPQLSEVKGDKLTTRQKLLAHQAEPQCASCHRKIDPIGFGMENFSASGKWRTEEHFHAKGKKAMTWKIDPSGKFHKGPKFASFLEMRDRIYDEQDDFARGFTEALISYGLGRSYAFTDQELASQIVASAKKNNYAVSDFIHSLVQTEQFKSK
- a CDS encoding carbohydrate binding domain-containing protein; this translates as MFKLFIVMSLLCVSSLHAENLFAKFDVKKDWKIKRTDEYSKIKPTYKKGAIGFVTKHTSESYYFRISTEKELKTGQTYDLSFNAQAKGEGDIYVSYAARPPKGKIQVLGLRTIFSAAPQWKTYKCTFTVPEKKESNAVASFIVSIGEFKGQFNLKDLKLVKSDHTGKISKKGLIEELK
- a CDS encoding carbohydrate binding domain-containing protein — protein: MKGFKYVKTFNDEGQISFTIKQASEANNLRMTIAKELQVGQTYHLSFTAIAKGQGQVSVGYGTESIQSKKLKPQQLGLKRSFTTKKEPQSYKCTFKVSKKIDAQAKAVFDFSLGAFQGDLIFKDFKLVQVPNPRKIHGKGVIEQVKAPTSVPVQAKKPTLTKAEKVKAERAAKFAKLKAEKAAKAAKRAEAAKAAEAAKRAEAAKSNEAEQAAPEKDEAISPKKVFINI